A genomic region of Mycolicibacterium poriferae contains the following coding sequences:
- a CDS encoding NAD(P)-dependent alcohol dehydrogenase, with the protein MSTVSAYAATSATEPLSKTTIERREVGPHDVAFDIHFAGICHSDIHTVRGEWGPVTYPMVPGHEIAGIVTEVGSEVSKFSVGDRVGVGCFVDSCRECEFCLAGEEQYCDNPGMVGTYNGIGPDGKPTQGGYSGAIVVDENYVLSIPEAIGLEEAAPLLCAGITTYSPLRHWNTGPGSRVAVIGLGGLGHLAVKLAVAMGAEVTVLSQSLKKMEDGLRLGASEYYATSDRETFKKLKGSFDLILNTVSANLDMGDYLGLLTLDGTLVELGMPEHAMQVPPGALIFGRRRLAGSLIGGIAETQEMLDFCAEHKVAPEIEVIEPDYVNEAYERVVASDVRYRFVIDTASLR; encoded by the coding sequence ATGAGCACCGTTTCCGCCTATGCGGCCACCTCCGCGACCGAGCCACTGTCCAAGACCACGATCGAGCGACGTGAGGTCGGCCCGCACGACGTGGCCTTCGACATCCATTTCGCCGGGATCTGTCACTCCGACATCCACACCGTGCGCGGCGAGTGGGGTCCGGTGACGTATCCGATGGTGCCCGGGCACGAGATCGCCGGCATCGTCACCGAGGTCGGCTCGGAGGTCTCGAAGTTCAGCGTCGGTGACCGCGTCGGCGTCGGGTGCTTCGTCGACTCGTGCCGCGAGTGCGAATTCTGTCTGGCCGGTGAGGAGCAGTACTGCGACAACCCCGGCATGGTCGGCACCTACAACGGCATCGGCCCCGACGGTAAGCCGACCCAGGGCGGCTACAGCGGCGCCATCGTGGTGGACGAGAACTACGTGTTGTCGATCCCCGAGGCGATCGGACTGGAGGAAGCCGCCCCGCTGCTGTGCGCGGGCATCACCACCTATTCGCCGTTGCGGCACTGGAACACCGGGCCCGGCTCCCGGGTCGCGGTCATCGGGCTCGGCGGTCTCGGACACCTGGCGGTGAAGCTGGCCGTCGCGATGGGTGCCGAGGTTACGGTGCTCAGCCAGTCGCTGAAGAAGATGGAGGACGGGCTGCGTTTGGGGGCCTCGGAGTACTACGCCACCAGTGACCGTGAGACGTTCAAGAAGCTCAAGGGCTCCTTCGACCTGATCCTCAACACGGTGTCGGCCAATCTCGACATGGGTGACTACCTCGGCCTGCTGACCCTCGACGGCACGCTCGTCGAGCTGGGCATGCCCGAGCATGCGATGCAGGTGCCCCCCGGCGCGCTGATCTTCGGGCGCCGCCGCCTGGCCGGATCGTTGATCGGCGGCATCGCCGAAACCCAGGAGATGCTCGACTTCTGCGCCGAGCACAAGGTCGCCCCGGAGATCGAGGTGATCGAGCCTGATTACGTCAACGAGGCTTACGAGCGGGTGGTGGCCAGCGACGTGCGCTACCGCTTCGTCATCGACACCGCGTCACTGCGCTAG
- a CDS encoding flavin-containing monooxygenase: MTVAEQAAGTPAVDDRAPVHTRALIIGSGFSGLGMGIELQRRGVDFLILEKADEIGGTWRDNTYPGCACDIPSHMYSFSFEPKPDWTHMWSFQPEIQNYLLGVTEKYGLRRYIRFGAHVDRAQWDDDEKRWHVFTDDGGEFIAQFLISGAGGLHIPLIPEFDGLDDYLAGDGAAFHSAQWNHDVDITGKRVAVIGTGASAIQIVPEIVKDVAGLQLYQRTPAWVMPRPNNPIPEGMQRMFANVPGTRAAMRAGIYWIHEAVGFAMTKQPRLLKLGELMGKWNIRRSIKDRELRRKLTPDYRAGCKRILNSDTYYRGIADPKTEVITDRIARFTPTGIVTADGRERPVDVVVFATGFHVTDSYTYVDIKGPDGEDLVDRWNAEGIAALRGITVAGMPNLFFLLGPNTALGHNSVVFMIESQIRYAGQAIAAVDRAGAEALAPTRDAQDSYNDELQHDLSGTVWSTGGCRSWYLDEHGVNRTLWSGMTWQYWLATRRFKADEYTFTR; encoded by the coding sequence ATGACCGTCGCTGAACAGGCCGCCGGCACTCCCGCGGTCGACGACCGTGCCCCCGTGCACACCCGCGCGCTGATCATCGGCTCCGGATTCTCCGGGCTTGGGATGGGCATCGAACTGCAGCGCCGCGGCGTTGATTTCCTGATCCTGGAGAAGGCCGACGAGATCGGCGGTACCTGGCGGGACAACACCTATCCCGGTTGTGCCTGCGACATCCCGTCGCACATGTACTCGTTCTCCTTCGAACCGAAACCGGACTGGACGCACATGTGGTCGTTCCAGCCCGAGATCCAGAACTATCTCCTCGGGGTGACCGAGAAATACGGGTTGCGGCGCTACATCCGGTTCGGTGCGCACGTCGACCGGGCCCAGTGGGACGACGACGAGAAGCGCTGGCACGTGTTCACCGACGACGGCGGCGAGTTCATCGCACAGTTCCTGATCTCCGGTGCCGGCGGACTGCACATCCCGCTGATCCCCGAGTTCGACGGCCTCGACGACTACCTGGCCGGCGACGGCGCCGCGTTCCACTCGGCGCAGTGGAACCACGACGTCGACATCACCGGCAAGCGCGTCGCGGTGATCGGCACCGGGGCCAGCGCGATCCAGATCGTGCCCGAGATCGTCAAGGACGTCGCCGGCCTGCAGCTCTACCAGCGCACCCCCGCCTGGGTGATGCCCCGGCCGAACAACCCGATCCCCGAGGGAATGCAGCGGATGTTCGCCAACGTGCCGGGCACCCGAGCAGCGATGCGCGCCGGCATCTACTGGATCCATGAAGCGGTCGGTTTCGCGATGACCAAACAGCCTCGCCTGCTCAAACTCGGTGAGCTGATGGGCAAGTGGAACATCCGTCGCTCGATCAAGGATCGCGAGCTGCGCCGCAAGCTCACCCCCGACTACCGGGCGGGTTGCAAGCGCATCCTCAACTCCGACACCTACTATCGCGGCATCGCGGACCCGAAGACCGAGGTGATCACCGACCGCATCGCACGGTTCACCCCGACCGGCATCGTCACCGCCGACGGCCGCGAGCGGCCGGTGGACGTGGTGGTCTTCGCGACCGGCTTCCACGTCACCGATTCCTACACCTACGTCGACATCAAGGGGCCGGACGGAGAGGACCTGGTCGACCGCTGGAACGCCGAGGGCATCGCCGCCCTGCGCGGCATCACGGTCGCCGGAATGCCCAACCTGTTCTTCCTGCTCGGCCCGAACACCGCGCTGGGACACAACTCGGTGGTGTTCATGATCGAGTCGCAGATCCGCTATGCCGGTCAGGCCATCGCCGCGGTCGACCGTGCCGGCGCCGAGGCGCTGGCTCCGACCCGCGACGCGCAGGACAGCTACAACGACGAACTGCAGCACGACCTGAGCGGCACCGTGTGGAGCACCGGCGGCTGCCGCAGCTGGTATCTCGACGAGCACGGGGTCAACCGCACCCTGTGGAGTGGCATGACGTGGCAGTACTGGTTGGCCACAAGGCGTTTCAAAGCGGACGAGTACACCTTCACCCGCTGA
- a CDS encoding geranylgeranyl reductase family protein — MTQRYDLVIAGGGPSGSAAAWQAAQTGAKVVVLDKAQFPRAKPCGDGLTARAVSYLQKMGLADEVATFHRVNRVTVFSPSKWELSFPKRPGMPDHGHTVSREHLDTVLLKHAESAGAEIRQGAEVAGPELDASGRVIGVVLKSGEKVYGDAVIAADGAYSPIKRALKVDSEYNGYSAIAIRSEMPANRADSDSLDIYLKLMFEGDQLPGYGWVFPMGNGIFNIGLGYVNSYKNWQSINATKFLGDFLRTLPREWDLPAIEELKKNKSVRAWRLPMGFTAWPPWRPGVLFTGDSLGAGKPASGAGISKALESGLAAGECAIAALTNGGPDDFTNYAQRMEAAWGREYKRGRYMHKLIGQPKLANAGVKLIDNAAFRDRMLKALYKKAQGPQHSY; from the coding sequence ATGACGCAGCGATACGACCTGGTCATCGCAGGCGGAGGGCCCTCCGGCTCGGCCGCGGCATGGCAGGCCGCACAGACCGGCGCCAAAGTGGTGGTGCTGGACAAAGCGCAATTCCCGCGCGCGAAGCCGTGTGGCGACGGCCTGACTGCCCGCGCGGTCAGCTACCTGCAGAAGATGGGCCTGGCCGACGAGGTGGCCACGTTCCATCGGGTGAACCGCGTGACGGTGTTCAGCCCGAGCAAGTGGGAGCTGTCGTTTCCGAAGCGGCCCGGCATGCCCGACCACGGTCACACCGTCAGTCGAGAGCATCTCGACACTGTGCTGCTCAAGCACGCCGAGTCGGCAGGCGCAGAGATCCGCCAGGGCGCCGAGGTGGCCGGGCCCGAACTCGACGCCAGCGGCCGGGTGATCGGCGTCGTGCTCAAGAGCGGCGAAAAGGTCTACGGCGACGCGGTCATCGCCGCCGACGGCGCCTACTCCCCCATCAAACGCGCCCTGAAGGTGGATTCCGAGTACAACGGCTACTCCGCGATCGCGATCCGCTCCGAGATGCCTGCCAACCGAGCCGATTCCGACTCACTGGACATCTATCTGAAGCTGATGTTCGAAGGCGATCAGCTGCCGGGCTACGGCTGGGTGTTCCCGATGGGCAACGGAATCTTCAACATCGGCCTCGGGTACGTCAACAGCTACAAGAACTGGCAGTCGATCAACGCCACGAAATTCCTGGGCGACTTCCTGCGAACCCTGCCGCGCGAGTGGGATCTGCCGGCGATCGAGGAGCTGAAGAAGAACAAGAGCGTGCGTGCTTGGCGGTTGCCGATGGGCTTCACGGCGTGGCCGCCCTGGCGGCCGGGCGTGCTGTTCACCGGCGACTCGCTGGGTGCGGGCAAGCCGGCCTCGGGCGCGGGCATCTCCAAGGCCCTGGAATCCGGCCTGGCCGCGGGCGAATGCGCGATCGCGGCGCTGACCAACGGCGGACCCGACGATTTCACCAACTACGCCCAGCGCATGGAGGCGGCGTGGGGCCGCGAGTACAAGCGCGGCCGCTACATGCACAAGCTGATCGGGCAGCCGAAGCTGGCCAACGCCGGGGTGAAGCTGATCGATAACGCGGCCTTCCGCGACCGCATGCTCAAGGCGCTGTACAAGAAGGCACAGGGCCCCCAGCACAGCTACTGA
- a CDS encoding iron-siderophore ABC transporter substrate-binding protein has protein sequence MLFTGTRRGGRASRTAVLAVLLSVVGVAALSGCGSGSDAPPDSSIITSTTRIAGAGVLGNDRRPDESCAPEPAPLEDGPPQREVRNATGHAVSPPIPETTMVPADPQRIVVLSGSQLDALCALGLQSRIVAAALPDGSGVQPAYLGSVIHDLPGAGNRSEPDLSAIRDTDPDLILGSAALTPRIHPELSEIAPTVFSGPAGTEWRETLRTVGAATGRPAAADTLVEQFDRAAATTGEQNDATHFQASVVQFTDSTLRIFGVDNFPGSVLAAASVDRPATQRFTEKPFDEIGISDADMGNDPDFSAADGDLVYVSFASDEAKQRGSEIMRSDAWKRLSAVRDDRVFAVNNAVWQSGQGLIAARGVLADLNLVDAPIN, from the coding sequence GTGCTGTTCACGGGTACGCGGCGGGGCGGTCGAGCGTCCCGGACAGCGGTGCTGGCTGTTCTGCTGTCCGTCGTCGGCGTGGCCGCGCTCAGTGGCTGCGGCTCCGGCAGTGACGCGCCCCCCGACAGCTCGATCATCACCAGCACCACCCGCATCGCGGGTGCGGGCGTGTTGGGCAACGACCGCCGGCCCGACGAATCGTGTGCACCCGAGCCCGCCCCGCTCGAGGACGGCCCGCCCCAGCGGGAGGTGCGCAATGCCACCGGCCACGCGGTCAGCCCGCCGATTCCGGAGACGACCATGGTCCCCGCCGACCCGCAGCGGATCGTCGTGTTGTCCGGCAGCCAACTCGACGCCCTGTGCGCGTTGGGGCTTCAGTCTCGAATCGTTGCCGCGGCGTTGCCCGACGGCTCCGGAGTGCAACCGGCCTACTTGGGCAGCGTGATCCACGACCTGCCCGGGGCGGGTAATCGCTCCGAACCCGACCTGAGCGCGATCCGCGACACCGACCCAGATCTGATCCTCGGCTCGGCCGCACTGACGCCGCGGATCCACCCGGAGCTGTCCGAGATCGCGCCGACGGTGTTCAGCGGCCCCGCCGGGACCGAGTGGCGCGAGACACTGCGGACCGTGGGCGCCGCGACGGGACGGCCCGCGGCGGCCGACACCCTCGTCGAGCAGTTCGACCGCGCCGCCGCCACCACGGGCGAGCAGAACGACGCGACCCACTTCCAGGCCTCGGTCGTGCAGTTCACCGACTCCACCCTGCGGATCTTCGGGGTCGACAACTTCCCCGGCAGTGTTCTCGCAGCCGCCTCGGTGGATCGACCGGCGACGCAACGGTTCACCGAGAAGCCCTTCGACGAGATCGGGATCTCCGACGCCGACATGGGCAACGACCCGGACTTCTCCGCCGCCGACGGTGACCTCGTCTACGTGTCGTTCGCCTCCGACGAAGCCAAACAACGCGGGAGCGAGATCATGCGCAGCGATGCCTGGAAGCGGCTGTCGGCGGTTCGCGACGACCGGGTGTTCGCAGTGAACAACGCCGTCTGGCAGTCCGGTCAGGGCCTGATCGCCGCCCGCGGCGTCCTGGCTGATCTGAATCTGGTCGACGCGCCGATCAACTGA
- the serB gene encoding phosphoserine phosphatase SerB, protein MSASPLFEPSRNRSSLLITVTGRDQPGVTSALFEVLSRHGVDLLNVEQVVIRGRLTLGVLVAAAAEVAAGAEFPAEVEAAIHGVGLEVSIERSDDLPVMQEPSTHTIVVLGRPITAQSFGVVAREAAALGVNIDFIRGVSDYPVTGLELRVSVPAGVYGQLQAVLARVAVAESVDIAVEDYSLSRRAKRLIVFDVDSTLIQGEVIEMLAAHAGAEAAVAQVTEAAMRGEIDFAESLHRRVATLAGLPAGVLDEVAEQIELTPGARTTLRTLRRLGYHCGIVSGGFRQVIEPLAHELMMDFVAANELEIVDGKLTGRVIGAVVDRPGKAKALRDFAQQAGVPMEQTVAVGDGANDIDMLAAAGLGVAFNAKPALREVADASLSHPYLDTVLFVLGVTRGEIEAADALDGVVRRVEIPE, encoded by the coding sequence ATGAGCGCATCGCCGCTGTTCGAACCTTCGCGTAACCGCTCGTCGCTTCTGATCACGGTCACCGGCCGGGATCAGCCGGGCGTCACCTCGGCGTTGTTCGAAGTGCTGTCCCGGCACGGCGTCGACCTGTTGAACGTCGAGCAGGTCGTCATCCGTGGTCGGCTGACGCTGGGAGTGCTCGTTGCGGCGGCCGCGGAGGTTGCCGCAGGAGCGGAGTTCCCGGCCGAGGTCGAGGCCGCGATCCACGGCGTCGGTCTCGAGGTCAGCATCGAACGCAGCGACGACCTGCCCGTGATGCAGGAACCCTCGACGCACACCATCGTGGTGCTGGGCCGCCCGATCACGGCGCAGTCGTTCGGGGTGGTGGCCCGCGAGGCCGCCGCACTGGGGGTCAACATCGACTTCATCCGGGGGGTGTCGGACTACCCGGTCACCGGACTGGAGCTGAGGGTGTCGGTGCCTGCCGGGGTGTACGGGCAATTACAGGCGGTCCTGGCCCGCGTCGCGGTCGCCGAGAGCGTCGACATCGCCGTCGAGGACTACAGCCTGTCGCGGCGGGCCAAGCGGCTGATCGTGTTCGACGTCGACTCCACGTTGATCCAGGGCGAGGTCATCGAGATGCTCGCCGCGCACGCCGGGGCCGAGGCGGCGGTCGCGCAGGTGACCGAAGCGGCGATGCGCGGTGAGATCGACTTCGCCGAGTCCCTGCACCGGCGGGTCGCCACGCTGGCCGGGTTGCCGGCCGGGGTGCTCGACGAGGTGGCCGAGCAGATCGAGCTGACACCGGGGGCGCGGACCACGCTACGCACGCTGCGCCGGCTCGGCTATCACTGCGGAATCGTCTCCGGTGGTTTCCGGCAGGTGATCGAGCCGCTGGCGCACGAGCTGATGATGGACTTCGTCGCGGCCAACGAGCTGGAGATCGTCGACGGCAAGCTCACCGGCCGGGTGATCGGCGCGGTCGTCGACCGTCCGGGCAAGGCCAAGGCGTTGCGTGACTTCGCTCAGCAGGCCGGGGTCCCGATGGAGCAGACGGTGGCCGTCGGCGACGGCGCCAACGACATCGACATGTTGGCCGCAGCCGGGCTCGGCGTGGCCTTCAACGCCAAACCGGCGCTGCGCGAGGTCGCCGACGCGTCGCTGAGCCACCCGTACCTCGACACCGTCCTGTTCGTGCTGGGAGTGACCCGCGGCGAGATCGAGGCCGCAGACGCGTTGGACGGTGTCGTGCGCCGGGTGGAGATCCCCGAGTAG
- the ctaD gene encoding aa3-type cytochrome oxidase subunit I: MVAEAPPIGELEARRPFPARLGPKGNLIYKLITTTDHKLIGIMYCVACFAFFLIGGLMALFIRTELAVPGLQFLSNEQYNQLFTMHGTVMLLFYATPIVFGFANLVLPLQIGAPDVAFPRLNAFSFWLFLFGALIATAGFITPGGAADFGWTAYSPLTDAIHSPGAGGDLWIMGLAVGGLGTILGGVNMITTVVCMRAPGMTMFRMPIFTWNILVTSILVLLAFPILTAALFGLAADRHLGAHVYDPANGGVLLWQHLFWFFGHPEVYIIALPFFGIVSEIFPVFSRKPIFGYTTLIYATLGIAALSVAVWAHHMYATGAVLLPFFSFMTFLIAVPTGIKFFNWIGTMWKGQLTFETPMLFSVGFIVTFLLGGLSGVLLASPPLDFHVTDSYFVIAHFHYVLFGTIVFATYAGIYFWFPKMTGRLLDERLGKLHFWLTFIGFHTTFLVQHWLGNEGMPRRYADYLASDGFTSLNIVSTIGAFILGASTLPFLWNIFKSWRYGEPVTVDDPWGYGNSLEWATSCPPPRHNFTELPRIRSERPAFELHYPHMVERMRREAHVGRAHGPDDGDVTRLDAENVRT; encoded by the coding sequence TTGGTAGCCGAAGCGCCCCCAATCGGAGAACTCGAGGCCCGGCGTCCGTTCCCGGCGCGCCTGGGGCCCAAGGGCAACCTGATCTACAAGCTGATCACCACCACCGATCACAAGCTGATCGGCATCATGTACTGCGTCGCGTGCTTCGCGTTCTTCCTCATCGGCGGGCTGATGGCGCTGTTCATCCGCACCGAGTTGGCCGTGCCGGGGCTGCAGTTCCTGTCGAACGAGCAGTACAACCAGCTGTTCACCATGCACGGCACGGTGATGTTGCTGTTCTACGCCACCCCGATCGTGTTCGGGTTCGCCAACCTGGTGCTGCCGCTGCAGATCGGCGCCCCGGACGTGGCGTTCCCGCGGCTCAACGCGTTCTCGTTCTGGCTGTTCCTGTTCGGCGCGCTGATCGCGACGGCAGGCTTCATCACCCCCGGCGGGGCGGCGGACTTCGGCTGGACGGCGTACTCGCCGCTGACCGACGCGATCCACTCCCCGGGAGCCGGTGGTGACCTGTGGATCATGGGCCTGGCCGTCGGCGGTCTGGGTACCATCCTCGGCGGTGTCAACATGATCACCACGGTGGTCTGCATGCGCGCACCGGGCATGACGATGTTCCGGATGCCGATCTTCACCTGGAACATCCTGGTGACCTCGATCCTGGTGCTGCTGGCGTTCCCGATCCTGACCGCCGCGCTGTTCGGCCTGGCCGCCGACCGTCACCTCGGTGCCCACGTCTACGACCCGGCCAACGGCGGGGTACTGCTGTGGCAGCACCTGTTCTGGTTCTTCGGCCACCCCGAGGTGTACATCATCGCGTTGCCGTTCTTCGGCATCGTCAGCGAGATCTTCCCGGTGTTCAGCCGCAAGCCGATCTTCGGCTACACCACGCTGATCTACGCAACCCTGGGTATCGCCGCGCTGTCGGTGGCGGTGTGGGCGCACCACATGTACGCGACCGGCGCGGTGCTGCTGCCGTTCTTCTCGTTCATGACATTTCTGATCGCGGTGCCGACGGGCATCAAGTTCTTCAACTGGATCGGCACGATGTGGAAGGGCCAGTTGACGTTCGAGACGCCGATGCTCTTCAGCGTCGGCTTCATCGTGACGTTCCTGCTCGGTGGTCTGTCCGGTGTGCTGCTGGCCAGCCCGCCGCTGGACTTCCACGTCACCGACAGCTACTTCGTCATCGCGCACTTCCACTACGTGCTGTTCGGCACCATCGTGTTCGCCACGTATGCCGGTATCTACTTCTGGTTCCCGAAGATGACCGGCCGGCTGCTCGACGAACGGCTGGGCAAGCTGCACTTCTGGCTGACCTTCATCGGCTTCCACACCACGTTCCTGGTCCAGCACTGGCTGGGCAACGAGGGCATGCCGCGCCGCTACGCCGACTACCTGGCCAGCGACGGATTCACGTCGCTGAACATCGTCTCGACCATCGGTGCGTTCATCCTGGGCGCCTCGACGCTGCCGTTCCTGTGGAACATCTTCAAGAGCTGGCGTTACGGCGAGCCGGTGACGGTCGACGATCCGTGGGGCTACGGCAACTCCCTGGAGTGGGCCACCAGCTGCCCGCCGCCGCGGCACAACTTCACCGAGCTGCCCCGTATCCGTTCGGAGCGCCCGGCCTTCGAGCTGCACTATCCGCACATGGTCGAGCGGATGCGCCGCGAGGCCCATGTCGGGCGTGCGCACGGACCCGACGACGGCGACGTGACGCGGCTGGACGCCGAGAACGTCCGCACCTGA
- a CDS encoding FBP domain-containing protein — MDSYTRDQILAAFRGATRSEVKKVTFAPDFDAVTFGKLEYYGWTDPKIPRRAYLLVDRPDGPVALLLNRAAVKPRGRTMCTWCNDVNLTDEAVLYTVRRGGAAGRKGDTLGTLICANFGCSGNVRQLPPAYHRGTDLDLIREQRVEELRSKVHGFVDKVLSTES, encoded by the coding sequence ATGGATTCGTATACCCGTGACCAGATCCTCGCCGCCTTCCGCGGCGCCACCCGCAGCGAGGTCAAGAAGGTCACCTTCGCACCCGACTTCGACGCCGTGACGTTCGGCAAGCTGGAGTATTACGGCTGGACCGACCCCAAGATCCCGCGCCGCGCGTACCTGCTCGTCGACCGGCCGGATGGACCTGTGGCGCTGCTGCTCAACCGGGCCGCGGTCAAGCCGCGGGGCCGCACCATGTGCACCTGGTGCAATGACGTCAACCTGACCGACGAGGCCGTGCTCTACACCGTTCGCCGGGGCGGCGCGGCCGGCCGCAAGGGCGACACCCTGGGCACCTTGATCTGCGCGAACTTCGGTTGCTCCGGCAACGTCCGGCAGTTGCCGCCCGCTTATCACAGGGGCACCGACCTCGACCTCATCCGCGAGCAGCGGGTCGAAGAACTGCGGAGCAAGGTGCACGGATTCGTCGACAAGGTGCTCTCCACAGAGAGCTGA
- the nrdF gene encoding class 1b ribonucleoside-diphosphate reductase subunit beta: protein MKLIDRVSAINWNRLQDDKDAEVWDRLTGNFWLPEKVPVSNDIPSWNTLTEHEKQLTMRVFTGLTLLDTIQGAVGAVSLIPDALTPHEEAVYTNIAFMESVHARSYSNIFSTLCSTQEIDEAFRWSEENPNLQRKAEIVMQYYKGDEPLKRKVASTLLESFLFYSGFYLPMYWSSRAKLTNTADMIRLIIRDEAVHGYYIGYKYQRGLAMADEATRQELKDYTYELLFELYDNEVEYTQDLYDGVNLTEDVKKFLRYNANKALMNLGYEALFPRDETDVNPAILSALSPNADENHDFFSGSGSSYVIGKAVVTEDEDWDF, encoded by the coding sequence ATCAAACTGATCGACCGCGTCTCGGCCATCAACTGGAACCGCCTGCAGGACGACAAGGACGCCGAGGTCTGGGATCGCCTCACCGGTAACTTCTGGCTGCCGGAGAAGGTGCCGGTGTCCAACGACATCCCGTCGTGGAACACGCTGACCGAGCATGAGAAGCAGCTCACGATGCGGGTGTTCACCGGGCTGACGCTGCTGGACACCATCCAGGGCGCCGTGGGCGCGGTCAGCCTGATCCCCGACGCGCTGACCCCGCACGAGGAAGCGGTGTACACCAACATCGCGTTCATGGAGTCGGTGCACGCCCGCAGCTACAGCAACATTTTCTCCACCCTGTGCTCGACGCAGGAGATTGACGAGGCGTTCCGCTGGTCGGAGGAGAATCCCAACCTGCAGCGCAAGGCCGAGATCGTCATGCAGTACTACAAGGGTGACGAGCCGCTCAAGCGCAAGGTGGCCTCCACGCTGCTGGAGAGCTTCCTGTTCTACTCGGGCTTCTATCTGCCGATGTACTGGAGCAGCCGGGCCAAGCTCACCAACACCGCCGACATGATCCGGCTGATCATCCGCGACGAGGCGGTGCACGGCTACTACATCGGCTACAAGTACCAGCGCGGGCTGGCGATGGCCGACGAGGCGACCCGCCAGGAACTCAAGGACTACACGTATGAGCTGCTCTTCGAGCTCTACGACAACGAGGTCGAGTACACCCAGGATCTTTACGACGGGGTGAACCTGACCGAGGACGTCAAGAAGTTCCTGCGCTACAACGCCAACAAGGCGTTGATGAACCTCGGCTACGAGGCGCTGTTCCCGCGCGACGAGACCGACGTCAACCCGGCGATCCTGTCGGCGTTGAGCCCCAACGCCGACGAGAACCACGACTTCTTCTCGGGCTCGGGCTCCAGCTACGTCATCGGGAAGGCCGTCGTCACCGAAGACGAGGACTGGGATTTCTGA
- a CDS encoding TetR/AcrR family transcriptional regulator, whose amino-acid sequence MRRGSRSRSADEPAVKVDARSERWREHRKKVRSEIVDAAFRAIDQLGPEVSLREIAEEAGTAKPKIYRHFTDKSDLFQAIGKRMRDMLWGAIFPAIDIAKDPARAIIHRAVEQYVRLVDEHPNVIRFLMQGRFAEQSESTMRALNEGRDITLAMADMFSNELQEMELDAAAFEMAAFATFGAAASATDWWLGADQDSPRRLPSAKFVEYLTTIMMGSINGTCEVLGVQVDPDLPLHEGVRRHERVA is encoded by the coding sequence GTGCGACGAGGGTCGAGATCACGTTCTGCTGACGAACCGGCTGTCAAGGTCGACGCCCGCAGCGAGCGTTGGCGCGAGCACCGCAAGAAGGTGCGCTCCGAGATCGTCGACGCCGCGTTCCGCGCCATCGACCAGCTCGGCCCGGAGGTGTCGCTGCGCGAGATCGCCGAGGAGGCCGGCACCGCCAAGCCGAAGATCTACCGGCACTTCACCGACAAATCCGATCTGTTCCAGGCCATCGGTAAGCGGATGCGCGACATGTTGTGGGGCGCCATCTTCCCGGCGATCGACATCGCCAAGGACCCGGCGCGCGCCATCATCCACCGCGCCGTCGAGCAGTATGTGCGCCTCGTCGACGAGCACCCCAACGTCATTCGCTTCCTCATGCAGGGGCGGTTTGCCGAGCAGAGCGAATCGACCATGCGGGCTCTCAACGAGGGCCGCGACATCACTTTGGCCATGGCCGACATGTTCAGCAACGAGTTGCAGGAGATGGAACTCGACGCGGCGGCCTTCGAGATGGCCGCGTTCGCGACGTTCGGGGCGGCGGCGTCGGCGACCGACTGGTGGCTCGGCGCCGATCAGGACAGCCCGCGGCGGCTGCCGTCGGCGAAGTTCGTCGAGTACCTGACCACGATCATGATGGGTTCGATCAACGGCACCTGCGAGGTGCTCGGCGTGCAGGTCGACCCCGACCTCCCGCTGCATGAAGGTGTGCGCCGCCACGAGCGCGTCGCCTGA